In Vigna unguiculata cultivar IT97K-499-35 chromosome 3, ASM411807v1, whole genome shotgun sequence, a single genomic region encodes these proteins:
- the LOC114177647 gene encoding ABC transporter B family member 21-like isoform X1: protein MVAEASLDSHKTSTEIRGSTSDDPAVQGPENTLETDDRNQDSNRSKVKHESNKTVPFYKLFSFADYWDCLLMLVGAISAVANGIVMPLMTILIGDAIDSFGGNADNKQEVVHQVSKASMKFAAIGAGAFFAAFFQVSCWVITGERQAARIRGLYLKAILRQDISFFDKETNSGEVVGRMSGDTVLIQEAMGEKVGKFIQYVACFFGGIVIAFIKGWLLSLVLLSSLPLLVLSGSIMSFAFAKMASRGQAAYSEAATLVERTIGSIRTVASFTGEKQAIVQYNQYLTKAYRVGVQEGLAGGFGFGFVRLFVYCTYALTIWFGGKMVIEKGYTGGQVISVFFAVLTGSMSLGQASPSLAAFAAGQAAAFKMFETIKRQPDIDAYDSSGQRLDDISGDIELREVCFSYPSRPDEQIFNRFSISISSGTTAALVGQSGSGKSTVISLIERFYDPQAGEVLIDGINLREFQLKWIREKIGLVSQEPALFTGSIKENIGYGKERATDEEIRAAAALANASNFIDKFPHGFDTMVGEHGTQLSGGQKQRISIARAILKDPRILLLDEATSALDAESERVVQKTLDRIMINRTTVIVAHRLSTIRNADVIAVIHQGKVIEKGTHAELTKDPDGAFSQLVRLQEIKRESEQNDTNYLSRPENLVDSEHQPSQRYSFPQSLSRGSSGRGSSSQNSFRISNAMPTTQDHFEASEGGSGAFPSEAPHKPKEISILRIAYLNKPEIPLLLVGTLAAAVTGAILPTVGLLLSHMINTFFEPADELRKDSKFWALIFVALSVGAFIFLPLRSYFFSVAGCKLIKRIRLMCFEKIIHMEIGWFDKAENSSGALGARLSTDAASIRTLVGDALGLLVQDIATVVTALAIAFDANWQLSLIVLVLVPLIVLNGHLQMKSMQGFSTDAKKLYEEASQVANDAVGNIRTVAAFCAEEKVMKLYQKKCAGPIQTGIRQGLVSGTGFGLSLFFLFSVYACSFYAGAKLVEKGKTSISDVFRVFFSLSMAAIAMSQSGFMTPAASKAESSAASVFAILDQKSTIDTSDESGMTLEQVKGDIEFQHVTFKYPTRPHVPVFKDLSLTIHAGETVALVGESGSGKSTVISLLQRFYDPDSGQITLDGTEIQKLKLKWFRQQMGLVSQEPVLFNDTIRANIAYGKGGDATEVEIIAAAELANAHKFISSLQQGYDTLVGERGVQLSGGQKQRVAIARAIVKSPKILLLDEATSALDAESERVVQDALDRVRVDRTTIVVAHRLSTIKDADLIAVVKNGVIAEKGKHETLLNKGGAYDSLVALHISAASS from the exons ATGGTGGCTGAGGCCAGCTTGGATTCACACAAGACTTCAACTGAGATAAGAGGATCAACAAGTGATGATCCAGCAGTTCAAGGTCCTGAAAATACCCTAGAAACGGATGACAGGAACCAGGATTCTAACAGGAGCAAGGTGAAGCATGAAAGCAATAAAACAGTACCCTTTTACAAACTTTTCTCATTTGCAGACTATTGGGATTGTCTTCTGATGCTTGTTGGGGCAATAAGTGCTGTTGCTAATGGAATCGTTATGCCTTTAATGACTATACTTATTGGAGATGCTATTGATTCTTTCGGAGGAAATGCTGATAATAAACAAGAAGTAGTTCATCAAGTATCCAAG GCATCCATGAAGTTTGCAGCCATAGGCGCAGGTGCCTTTTTTGCAGCATTCTTCC AGGTGTCTTGCTGGGTGATCACTGGGGAGAGACAAGCTGCGAGAATAAGAGGCTTATACCTGAAAGCAATATTGAGGCAAGATATCAGCTTCTTTGACAAGGAAACCAACAGTGGCGAGGTTGTTGGAAGGATGTCAGGGGACACTGTTCTTATTCAAGAAGCCATGGGAGAGAAG GTAGGAAAGTTCATCCAGTATGTGGCATGTTTTTTTGGAGGTATAGTCATAGCATTCATCAAGGGTTGGCTTCTAAGCCTAGTGCTTCTatcttctcttcctcttcttgtCCTCTCTGGCTCCATAATGAGCTTTGCTTTTGCAAAGATGGCATCCAGAGGACAAGCAGCTTATTCCGAAGCAGCAACTCTTGTGGAGCGGACAATTGGTTCAATTCGAACT GTAGCATCATTTACTGGCGAGAAGCAAGCTATAGTTCAATACAATCAATACTTAACAAAAGCTTACAGAGTGGGAGTGCAAGAGGGTTTGGCTGGTGGGTTTGGCTTTGGTTTTGTTCGTTTATTTGTTTACTGTACCTATGCTTTGACAATTTGGTTTGGAGGGAAGATGGTTATAGAGAAAGGTTATACGGGAGGACAAGTCATTAGTGTattttttgcagttttgactgGCTCCAT GTCTCTGGGACAGGCATCTCCAAGCTTAGCTGCATTTGCTGCAGGACAAGCAGCAGCCTTTAAAATGTTTGAAACAATAAAGAGGCAGCCAGATATTGATGCTTATGACTCTTCTGGTCAACGACTAGATGACATATCAGGAGATATAGAACTTAGGGAGGTTTGCTTTAGTTATCCTTCAAGACCTGATGAACAGATATTCAAtagattttcaatttcaatatcaaGTGGCACTACTGCAGCATTGGTAGGGCAAAGTGGCAGTGGGAAATCAACAGTTATTAGTTTAATTGAGAGATTTTATGATCCACAAGCTGGTGAAGTTCTCATCGATGGCATCAATCTCAGAGAATTTCAGTTGAAATGGATCAGAGAGAAAATAGGCCTTGTCAGCCAGGAACCAGCTCTCTTTACTGGCAGCATTAAAGAGAATATTGGCTATGGAAAGGAACGGGCAACAGATGAAGAAATAAGAGCAGCAGCTGCACTTGCAAATGCTTCTAATTTCATAGATAAATTTCCCCAT GGATTTGACACAATGGTTGGAGAGCATGGAACTCAACTCTCTGGAGGTCAAAAGCAAAGAATATCTATAGCAAGAGCAATTCTGAAGGACCCAAGAATTCTGCTCCTTGATGAAGCTACAAGTGCTCTAGATGCGGAATCAGAGAGAGTGGTGCAAAAGACACTAGACAGAATCATGATCAACCGAACCACCGTCATTGTAGCCCACCGTCTTAGCACAATAAGGAATGCTGATGTCATTGCAGTTATTCATCAAGGAAAAGTCATAGAAAAAG GTACACATGCTGAGCTCACTAAAGATCCTGATGGAGCTTTTAGCCAGCTCGTTAGATTGCAAGAAATTAAAAGGGAATCAGAACAGAATGATACAAATTACTTAAGCAGGCCAGAAAACTTGGTAGATTCTGAACATCAACCGAGCCAACGGTATTCTTTCCCTCAATCTTTAAGCCGGGGATCATCTGGAAGAGGAAGCAGCAGTCAGAACTCATTCAGAATATCAAATGCCATGCCCACCACGCAAGATCACTTTGAAGCCTCAGAAGGAGGGTCTGGAGCTTTTCCTTCAGAAGCACCACATAAACCTAAGGAAATTTCAATTCTCCGCATTGCTTATCTTAACAAGCCTGAAATCCCATTGTTACTGGTGGGGACTCTGGCAGCAGCAGTAACAGGGGCAATACTACCCACCGTGGGGCTCCTTCTTTCCCACATGATAAATACTTTCTTTGAGCCTGCAGATGAACTCCGGAAAGACTCAAAATTTTGGGCACTAATATTTGTTGCTCTTAGTGTGGGTGCCTTCATATTTCTTCCATTAAGGTCCTACTTTTTTTCTGTAGCTGGTTGTAAGTTAATAAAAAGGATCCGGCTAATGTGCTTTGAGAAAATAATTCACATGGAAATAGGCTGGTTTGATAAAGCCGAAAATTCAAGTGGAGCACTTGGAGCAAGGCTGTCAACTGATGCAGCTTCTATTCGCACTTTGGTTGGGGATGCTCTTGGTTTGCTGGTTCAAGATATTGCTACAGTAGTTACAGCCTTGGCCATTGCCTTTGACGCAAACTGGCAGCTTTCTCTCATAGTTCTTGTTTTGGTACCTCTAATAGTTCTAAATGGACATCTGCAAATGAAGTCCATGCAAGGATTCAGCACAGATGCAAAG AAACTATATGAGGAAGCAAGCCAAGTAGCGAATGATGCAGTAGGGAATATCAGAACTGTTGCCGCTTTCTGTGCTGAAGAGAAGGTGATGAAGTTATACCAGAAAAAATGTGCAGGACCCATCCAGACAGGTATAAGGCAAGGTTTAGTCAGCGGAACGGGTTTTGGGTTATCACTGTTCTTTCTGTTCTCTGTTTATGCATGCAGTTTTTATGCTGGGGCAAAACTTGTCGAGAAGGGCAAAACATCAATCTCAGACGTTTTCCGT gtatttttttctctctcgaTGGCAGCTATAGCAATGTCACAATCTGGCTTCATGACCCCAGCTGCAAGTAAAGCAGAAAGTTCTGCAGCTTCTGTATTTGCTATCCTTGATCAGAAATCAACAATAGATACCAGTGACGAGTCAGGAATGACATTGGAACAAGTGAAGGGAGATATCGAGTTCCAACATGTCACTTTCAAGTATCCAACCAGGCCCCATGTTCCTGTATTCAAAGATCTTTCCCTGACCATTCACGCAGGAGAG ACAGTTGCTCTAGTTGGTGAAAGTGGAAGTGGAAAGTCAACTGTGATCTCATTGTTACAAAGATTTTACGACCCAGATTCAGGTCAGATTACACTGGATGGAACAGAAATCCAAAAGCTAAAACTTAAATGGTTTAGGCAGCAGATGGGTCTGGTAAGCCAGGAGCCTGTGTTGTTTAATGACACCATTCGAGCCAATATTGCATATGGAAAAGGTGGTGATGCAACAGAGGTTGAAATTATAGCTGCAGCAGAACTTGCAAATGCACACAAGTTCATTAGCAGTTTGCAGCAG GGTTATGATACATTAGTGGGGGAGAGAGGGGTTCAACTTTCTGGAGGGCAGAAGCAGCGGGTGGCAATTGCGAGAGCCATAGTGAAGAGTCCAAAAATATTACTGCTAGATGAAGCCACCAGTGCACTTGATGCTGAGTCTGAAAGAGTGGTTCAGGATGCACTTGATCGAGTGAGGGTGGACAGAACCACCATTGTGGTTGCTCACAGGTTATCCACAATAAAGGATGCAGATTTAATTGCAGTGGTTAAAAATGGAGTCATTGCAGAGAAAGGAAAGCACGAGACCTTGCTTAACAAAGGTGGTGCATATGATTCGTTGGTAGCACTGCATATTAGTGCTGCTTCATCATAG
- the LOC114177647 gene encoding ABC transporter B family member 21-like isoform X5: MFFWRYSHSIHQGLASKPSASIFSSSSCPLWLHNELCFCKDGIQRTSSLFRSSNSCGADNWFNSNCSIIYWREASYSSIQSILNKSLQSGSARGFGWSLGQASPSLAAFAAGQAAAFKMFETIKRQPDIDAYDSSGQRLDDISGDIELREVCFSYPSRPDEQIFNRFSISISSGTTAALVGQSGSGKSTVISLIERFYDPQAGEVLIDGINLREFQLKWIREKIGLVSQEPALFTGSIKENIGYGKERATDEEIRAAAALANASNFIDKFPHGFDTMVGEHGTQLSGGQKQRISIARAILKDPRILLLDEATSALDAESERVVQKTLDRIMINRTTVIVAHRLSTIRNADVIAVIHQGKVIEKGTHAELTKDPDGAFSQLVRLQEIKRESEQNDTNYLSRPENLVDSEHQPSQRYSFPQSLSRGSSGRGSSSQNSFRISNAMPTTQDHFEASEGGSGAFPSEAPHKPKEISILRIAYLNKPEIPLLLVGTLAAAVTGAILPTVGLLLSHMINTFFEPADELRKDSKFWALIFVALSVGAFIFLPLRSYFFSVAGCKLIKRIRLMCFEKIIHMEIGWFDKAENSSGALGARLSTDAASIRTLVGDALGLLVQDIATVVTALAIAFDANWQLSLIVLVLVPLIVLNGHLQMKSMQGFSTDAKKLYEEASQVANDAVGNIRTVAAFCAEEKVMKLYQKKCAGPIQTGIRQGLVSGTGFGLSLFFLFSVYACSFYAGAKLVEKGKTSISDVFRVFFSLSMAAIAMSQSGFMTPAASKAESSAASVFAILDQKSTIDTSDESGMTLEQVKGDIEFQHVTFKYPTRPHVPVFKDLSLTIHAGETVALVGESGSGKSTVISLLQRFYDPDSGQITLDGTEIQKLKLKWFRQQMGLVSQEPVLFNDTIRANIAYGKGGDATEVEIIAAAELANAHKFISSLQQGYDTLVGERGVQLSGGQKQRVAIARAIVKSPKILLLDEATSALDAESERVVQDALDRVRVDRTTIVVAHRLSTIKDADLIAVVKNGVIAEKGKHETLLNKGGAYDSLVALHISAASS; the protein is encoded by the exons ATGTTTTTTTGGAGGTATAGTCATAGCATTCATCAAGGGTTGGCTTCTAAGCCTAGTGCTTCTatcttctcttcctcttcttgtCCTCTCTGGCTCCATAATGAGCTTTGCTTTTGCAAAGATGGCATCCAGAGGACAAGCAGCTTATTCCGAAGCAGCAACTCTTGTGGAGCGGACAATTGGTTCAATTCGAACT GTAGCATCATTTACTGGCGAGAAGCAAGCTATAGTTCAATACAATCAATACTTAACAAAAGCTTACAGAGTGGGAGTGCAAGAGGGTTTGGCTG GTCTCTGGGACAGGCATCTCCAAGCTTAGCTGCATTTGCTGCAGGACAAGCAGCAGCCTTTAAAATGTTTGAAACAATAAAGAGGCAGCCAGATATTGATGCTTATGACTCTTCTGGTCAACGACTAGATGACATATCAGGAGATATAGAACTTAGGGAGGTTTGCTTTAGTTATCCTTCAAGACCTGATGAACAGATATTCAAtagattttcaatttcaatatcaaGTGGCACTACTGCAGCATTGGTAGGGCAAAGTGGCAGTGGGAAATCAACAGTTATTAGTTTAATTGAGAGATTTTATGATCCACAAGCTGGTGAAGTTCTCATCGATGGCATCAATCTCAGAGAATTTCAGTTGAAATGGATCAGAGAGAAAATAGGCCTTGTCAGCCAGGAACCAGCTCTCTTTACTGGCAGCATTAAAGAGAATATTGGCTATGGAAAGGAACGGGCAACAGATGAAGAAATAAGAGCAGCAGCTGCACTTGCAAATGCTTCTAATTTCATAGATAAATTTCCCCAT GGATTTGACACAATGGTTGGAGAGCATGGAACTCAACTCTCTGGAGGTCAAAAGCAAAGAATATCTATAGCAAGAGCAATTCTGAAGGACCCAAGAATTCTGCTCCTTGATGAAGCTACAAGTGCTCTAGATGCGGAATCAGAGAGAGTGGTGCAAAAGACACTAGACAGAATCATGATCAACCGAACCACCGTCATTGTAGCCCACCGTCTTAGCACAATAAGGAATGCTGATGTCATTGCAGTTATTCATCAAGGAAAAGTCATAGAAAAAG GTACACATGCTGAGCTCACTAAAGATCCTGATGGAGCTTTTAGCCAGCTCGTTAGATTGCAAGAAATTAAAAGGGAATCAGAACAGAATGATACAAATTACTTAAGCAGGCCAGAAAACTTGGTAGATTCTGAACATCAACCGAGCCAACGGTATTCTTTCCCTCAATCTTTAAGCCGGGGATCATCTGGAAGAGGAAGCAGCAGTCAGAACTCATTCAGAATATCAAATGCCATGCCCACCACGCAAGATCACTTTGAAGCCTCAGAAGGAGGGTCTGGAGCTTTTCCTTCAGAAGCACCACATAAACCTAAGGAAATTTCAATTCTCCGCATTGCTTATCTTAACAAGCCTGAAATCCCATTGTTACTGGTGGGGACTCTGGCAGCAGCAGTAACAGGGGCAATACTACCCACCGTGGGGCTCCTTCTTTCCCACATGATAAATACTTTCTTTGAGCCTGCAGATGAACTCCGGAAAGACTCAAAATTTTGGGCACTAATATTTGTTGCTCTTAGTGTGGGTGCCTTCATATTTCTTCCATTAAGGTCCTACTTTTTTTCTGTAGCTGGTTGTAAGTTAATAAAAAGGATCCGGCTAATGTGCTTTGAGAAAATAATTCACATGGAAATAGGCTGGTTTGATAAAGCCGAAAATTCAAGTGGAGCACTTGGAGCAAGGCTGTCAACTGATGCAGCTTCTATTCGCACTTTGGTTGGGGATGCTCTTGGTTTGCTGGTTCAAGATATTGCTACAGTAGTTACAGCCTTGGCCATTGCCTTTGACGCAAACTGGCAGCTTTCTCTCATAGTTCTTGTTTTGGTACCTCTAATAGTTCTAAATGGACATCTGCAAATGAAGTCCATGCAAGGATTCAGCACAGATGCAAAG AAACTATATGAGGAAGCAAGCCAAGTAGCGAATGATGCAGTAGGGAATATCAGAACTGTTGCCGCTTTCTGTGCTGAAGAGAAGGTGATGAAGTTATACCAGAAAAAATGTGCAGGACCCATCCAGACAGGTATAAGGCAAGGTTTAGTCAGCGGAACGGGTTTTGGGTTATCACTGTTCTTTCTGTTCTCTGTTTATGCATGCAGTTTTTATGCTGGGGCAAAACTTGTCGAGAAGGGCAAAACATCAATCTCAGACGTTTTCCGT gtatttttttctctctcgaTGGCAGCTATAGCAATGTCACAATCTGGCTTCATGACCCCAGCTGCAAGTAAAGCAGAAAGTTCTGCAGCTTCTGTATTTGCTATCCTTGATCAGAAATCAACAATAGATACCAGTGACGAGTCAGGAATGACATTGGAACAAGTGAAGGGAGATATCGAGTTCCAACATGTCACTTTCAAGTATCCAACCAGGCCCCATGTTCCTGTATTCAAAGATCTTTCCCTGACCATTCACGCAGGAGAG ACAGTTGCTCTAGTTGGTGAAAGTGGAAGTGGAAAGTCAACTGTGATCTCATTGTTACAAAGATTTTACGACCCAGATTCAGGTCAGATTACACTGGATGGAACAGAAATCCAAAAGCTAAAACTTAAATGGTTTAGGCAGCAGATGGGTCTGGTAAGCCAGGAGCCTGTGTTGTTTAATGACACCATTCGAGCCAATATTGCATATGGAAAAGGTGGTGATGCAACAGAGGTTGAAATTATAGCTGCAGCAGAACTTGCAAATGCACACAAGTTCATTAGCAGTTTGCAGCAG GGTTATGATACATTAGTGGGGGAGAGAGGGGTTCAACTTTCTGGAGGGCAGAAGCAGCGGGTGGCAATTGCGAGAGCCATAGTGAAGAGTCCAAAAATATTACTGCTAGATGAAGCCACCAGTGCACTTGATGCTGAGTCTGAAAGAGTGGTTCAGGATGCACTTGATCGAGTGAGGGTGGACAGAACCACCATTGTGGTTGCTCACAGGTTATCCACAATAAAGGATGCAGATTTAATTGCAGTGGTTAAAAATGGAGTCATTGCAGAGAAAGGAAAGCACGAGACCTTGCTTAACAAAGGTGGTGCATATGATTCGTTGGTAGCACTGCATATTAGTGCTGCTTCATCATAG
- the LOC114177647 gene encoding ABC transporter B family member 21-like isoform X2, which produces MVAEASLDSHKTSTEIRGSTSDDPAVQGPENTLETDDRNQDSNRSKVKHESNKTVPFYKLFSFADYWDCLLMLVGAISAVANGIVMPLMTILIGDAIDSFGGNADNKQEVVHQVSKASMKFAAIGAGAFFAAFFQVSCWVITGERQAARIRGLYLKAILRQDISFFDKETNSGEVVGRMSGDTVLIQEAMGEKVGKFIQYVACFFGGIVIAFIKGWLLSLVLLSSLPLLVLSGSIMSFAFAKMASRGQAAYSEAATLVERTIGSIRTVASFTGEKQAIVQYNQYLTKAYRVGVQEGLAGGFGFGFVRLFVYCTYALTIWFGGKMVIEKGYTGGQVISVFFAVLTGSMSLGQASPSLAAFAAGQAAAFKMFETIKRQPDIDAYDSSGQRLDDISGDIELREVCFSYPSRPDEQIFNRFSISISSGTTAALVGQSGSGKSTVISLIERFYDPQAGEVLIDGINLREFQLKWIREKIGLVSQEPALFTGSIKENIGYGKERATDEEIRAAAALANASNFIDKFPHGFDTMVGEHGTQLSGGQKQRISIARAILKDPRILLLDEATSALDAESERVVQKTLDRIMINRTTVIVAHRLSTIRNADVIAVIHQGKVIEKGTHAELTKDPDGAFSQLVRLQEIKRESEQNDTNYLSRPENLVDSEHQPSQRYSFPQSLSRGSSGRGSSSQNSFRISNAMPTTQDHFEASEGGSGAFPSEAPHKPKEISILRIAYLNKPEIPLLLVGTLAAAVTGAILPTVGLLLSHMINTFFEPADELRKDSKFWALIFVALSVGAFIFLPLRSYFFSVAGCKLIKRIRLMCFEKIIHMEIGWFDKAENSSGALGARLSTDAASIRTLVGDALGLLVQDIATVVTALAIAFDANWQLSLIVLVLVPLIVLNGHLQMKSMQGFSTDAKKLYEEASQVANDAVGNIRTVAAFCAEEKVMKLYQKKCAGPIQTAIAMSQSGFMTPAASKAESSAASVFAILDQKSTIDTSDESGMTLEQVKGDIEFQHVTFKYPTRPHVPVFKDLSLTIHAGETVALVGESGSGKSTVISLLQRFYDPDSGQITLDGTEIQKLKLKWFRQQMGLVSQEPVLFNDTIRANIAYGKGGDATEVEIIAAAELANAHKFISSLQQGYDTLVGERGVQLSGGQKQRVAIARAIVKSPKILLLDEATSALDAESERVVQDALDRVRVDRTTIVVAHRLSTIKDADLIAVVKNGVIAEKGKHETLLNKGGAYDSLVALHISAASS; this is translated from the exons ATGGTGGCTGAGGCCAGCTTGGATTCACACAAGACTTCAACTGAGATAAGAGGATCAACAAGTGATGATCCAGCAGTTCAAGGTCCTGAAAATACCCTAGAAACGGATGACAGGAACCAGGATTCTAACAGGAGCAAGGTGAAGCATGAAAGCAATAAAACAGTACCCTTTTACAAACTTTTCTCATTTGCAGACTATTGGGATTGTCTTCTGATGCTTGTTGGGGCAATAAGTGCTGTTGCTAATGGAATCGTTATGCCTTTAATGACTATACTTATTGGAGATGCTATTGATTCTTTCGGAGGAAATGCTGATAATAAACAAGAAGTAGTTCATCAAGTATCCAAG GCATCCATGAAGTTTGCAGCCATAGGCGCAGGTGCCTTTTTTGCAGCATTCTTCC AGGTGTCTTGCTGGGTGATCACTGGGGAGAGACAAGCTGCGAGAATAAGAGGCTTATACCTGAAAGCAATATTGAGGCAAGATATCAGCTTCTTTGACAAGGAAACCAACAGTGGCGAGGTTGTTGGAAGGATGTCAGGGGACACTGTTCTTATTCAAGAAGCCATGGGAGAGAAG GTAGGAAAGTTCATCCAGTATGTGGCATGTTTTTTTGGAGGTATAGTCATAGCATTCATCAAGGGTTGGCTTCTAAGCCTAGTGCTTCTatcttctcttcctcttcttgtCCTCTCTGGCTCCATAATGAGCTTTGCTTTTGCAAAGATGGCATCCAGAGGACAAGCAGCTTATTCCGAAGCAGCAACTCTTGTGGAGCGGACAATTGGTTCAATTCGAACT GTAGCATCATTTACTGGCGAGAAGCAAGCTATAGTTCAATACAATCAATACTTAACAAAAGCTTACAGAGTGGGAGTGCAAGAGGGTTTGGCTGGTGGGTTTGGCTTTGGTTTTGTTCGTTTATTTGTTTACTGTACCTATGCTTTGACAATTTGGTTTGGAGGGAAGATGGTTATAGAGAAAGGTTATACGGGAGGACAAGTCATTAGTGTattttttgcagttttgactgGCTCCAT GTCTCTGGGACAGGCATCTCCAAGCTTAGCTGCATTTGCTGCAGGACAAGCAGCAGCCTTTAAAATGTTTGAAACAATAAAGAGGCAGCCAGATATTGATGCTTATGACTCTTCTGGTCAACGACTAGATGACATATCAGGAGATATAGAACTTAGGGAGGTTTGCTTTAGTTATCCTTCAAGACCTGATGAACAGATATTCAAtagattttcaatttcaatatcaaGTGGCACTACTGCAGCATTGGTAGGGCAAAGTGGCAGTGGGAAATCAACAGTTATTAGTTTAATTGAGAGATTTTATGATCCACAAGCTGGTGAAGTTCTCATCGATGGCATCAATCTCAGAGAATTTCAGTTGAAATGGATCAGAGAGAAAATAGGCCTTGTCAGCCAGGAACCAGCTCTCTTTACTGGCAGCATTAAAGAGAATATTGGCTATGGAAAGGAACGGGCAACAGATGAAGAAATAAGAGCAGCAGCTGCACTTGCAAATGCTTCTAATTTCATAGATAAATTTCCCCAT GGATTTGACACAATGGTTGGAGAGCATGGAACTCAACTCTCTGGAGGTCAAAAGCAAAGAATATCTATAGCAAGAGCAATTCTGAAGGACCCAAGAATTCTGCTCCTTGATGAAGCTACAAGTGCTCTAGATGCGGAATCAGAGAGAGTGGTGCAAAAGACACTAGACAGAATCATGATCAACCGAACCACCGTCATTGTAGCCCACCGTCTTAGCACAATAAGGAATGCTGATGTCATTGCAGTTATTCATCAAGGAAAAGTCATAGAAAAAG GTACACATGCTGAGCTCACTAAAGATCCTGATGGAGCTTTTAGCCAGCTCGTTAGATTGCAAGAAATTAAAAGGGAATCAGAACAGAATGATACAAATTACTTAAGCAGGCCAGAAAACTTGGTAGATTCTGAACATCAACCGAGCCAACGGTATTCTTTCCCTCAATCTTTAAGCCGGGGATCATCTGGAAGAGGAAGCAGCAGTCAGAACTCATTCAGAATATCAAATGCCATGCCCACCACGCAAGATCACTTTGAAGCCTCAGAAGGAGGGTCTGGAGCTTTTCCTTCAGAAGCACCACATAAACCTAAGGAAATTTCAATTCTCCGCATTGCTTATCTTAACAAGCCTGAAATCCCATTGTTACTGGTGGGGACTCTGGCAGCAGCAGTAACAGGGGCAATACTACCCACCGTGGGGCTCCTTCTTTCCCACATGATAAATACTTTCTTTGAGCCTGCAGATGAACTCCGGAAAGACTCAAAATTTTGGGCACTAATATTTGTTGCTCTTAGTGTGGGTGCCTTCATATTTCTTCCATTAAGGTCCTACTTTTTTTCTGTAGCTGGTTGTAAGTTAATAAAAAGGATCCGGCTAATGTGCTTTGAGAAAATAATTCACATGGAAATAGGCTGGTTTGATAAAGCCGAAAATTCAAGTGGAGCACTTGGAGCAAGGCTGTCAACTGATGCAGCTTCTATTCGCACTTTGGTTGGGGATGCTCTTGGTTTGCTGGTTCAAGATATTGCTACAGTAGTTACAGCCTTGGCCATTGCCTTTGACGCAAACTGGCAGCTTTCTCTCATAGTTCTTGTTTTGGTACCTCTAATAGTTCTAAATGGACATCTGCAAATGAAGTCCATGCAAGGATTCAGCACAGATGCAAAG AAACTATATGAGGAAGCAAGCCAAGTAGCGAATGATGCAGTAGGGAATATCAGAACTGTTGCCGCTTTCTGTGCTGAAGAGAAGGTGATGAAGTTATACCAGAAAAAATGTGCAGGACCCATCCAGACAG CTATAGCAATGTCACAATCTGGCTTCATGACCCCAGCTGCAAGTAAAGCAGAAAGTTCTGCAGCTTCTGTATTTGCTATCCTTGATCAGAAATCAACAATAGATACCAGTGACGAGTCAGGAATGACATTGGAACAAGTGAAGGGAGATATCGAGTTCCAACATGTCACTTTCAAGTATCCAACCAGGCCCCATGTTCCTGTATTCAAAGATCTTTCCCTGACCATTCACGCAGGAGAG ACAGTTGCTCTAGTTGGTGAAAGTGGAAGTGGAAAGTCAACTGTGATCTCATTGTTACAAAGATTTTACGACCCAGATTCAGGTCAGATTACACTGGATGGAACAGAAATCCAAAAGCTAAAACTTAAATGGTTTAGGCAGCAGATGGGTCTGGTAAGCCAGGAGCCTGTGTTGTTTAATGACACCATTCGAGCCAATATTGCATATGGAAAAGGTGGTGATGCAACAGAGGTTGAAATTATAGCTGCAGCAGAACTTGCAAATGCACACAAGTTCATTAGCAGTTTGCAGCAG GGTTATGATACATTAGTGGGGGAGAGAGGGGTTCAACTTTCTGGAGGGCAGAAGCAGCGGGTGGCAATTGCGAGAGCCATAGTGAAGAGTCCAAAAATATTACTGCTAGATGAAGCCACCAGTGCACTTGATGCTGAGTCTGAAAGAGTGGTTCAGGATGCACTTGATCGAGTGAGGGTGGACAGAACCACCATTGTGGTTGCTCACAGGTTATCCACAATAAAGGATGCAGATTTAATTGCAGTGGTTAAAAATGGAGTCATTGCAGAGAAAGGAAAGCACGAGACCTTGCTTAACAAAGGTGGTGCATATGATTCGTTGGTAGCACTGCATATTAGTGCTGCTTCATCATAG